GAGACCACAAGACCTGGAGAGGTGCTCAGGGAGCTGAATGCTTACACAGGCCAGCCTTGGGAGTGGAACTGGTAACTTCTTGCATTGTGGTTGTTTACTTACTTATGTGTTTTACCACCCCCCGGTTGGGCTCCCGACTCGCCAGGCTTCTCCCTGCCCACTGGAGCTCAATGACTGAACATCCTGCTTGAACCGAGTGATGGAACAGCTGATATTGCTTATTACTCTCAACAGGGATTGTACCTTAATCTATGGCAGGGTACTACCTCAGGTGATTGTCATGGAACAGTACCCCAGAAAGAGAAGGAGGGTCATCTGCACTAGTTTTATGCTGACAGTCCTGTTCAAATGTGTACAGCCCAAAGCACCAGATACTTGTTGACACCAGGCATCAGGCCACAAGCCATTGCCAATTGCAGGTGATGCCAATCAAATGTTTCTAGAGGCTGTGGCTGCTCTGTCAGCACTGGGTACCATTTCGGTGGTTAGCTAGACTGAGGGCCAAGAAGTCAAAAGATGTGTCCTGTGCTTGTACTGTGATTGTTCttcactcattttttttttcttttcatttaggTTAAACTACGGTTTAGGCACAAGAACTTGTTTGACCCTGACACCTTGAGTACAGCGGCAAagaaaggttttttgttttttgaagaagCCAATTTTCATCCATTTGCTTGGAAGCTTGTTCCACTGGGAATGGCAAGAAATCTACCTGCAGCTTTCTTCATCTAGGTTTGGCTCAACACACAAAAGAGAAGTGGAAAACTGTCTTCTCAATGGAAGATGACAGTGAACCTGAGCAGAACTCCTTTGCTAATCTACCCGACGTCTGTCTGAGGCATGTCTTCCATTGCCTAGACGACAGGGACCGGTCTCGGGCTGCCTTGGTCTGTAAGAAATGGAACTGGGCCATGCACTCGGGATCCCTCTGGAAAAGAAGAACCATCACATTCTATAGCCGACCTTCAAGGGCACACACGTTGGAGATTCAAAGTGCACTGTGGTACGTCAGGAAATTTAGCAAGTATTTGGAACACCTTGAGATCAAGTTACCAAATCCTTACAATGCTGCCTTTGCCCAAAAATTTCAAATGACTATGAGAGGTCTTCTTTCACACCTGGGTAAGTGCAACAGTCGCCTTGTATCCCTGAGTATCAAGTACCTGCAATTTGACCACTCGATCTGGAAAAATGTGACCAAGACTTGGTTTATTAAGAAGTTAGCTACCTTCCTGAAAAGAATGAGCAAACACCTTGATTCTGTCAACTTAAAAGGAGCAAGAGTAACCTTGGAAGACGGCTGTGCGCTTCTGGATTCTCTCAGCTGCTTGACAGGTAAAAGCTTTATATCTGAAATCAATATTGAGGATTTCTTCAGTCTCCACCTTCCTGTCTACAGCAGCACCTTGTTCCACCAAACTATGTCCAAGTTCCACAGCCTGGTCATCCTGACTTTCAATTATAGCTGCATCTGTGATGAACTGCTGGACATCCTGCGGGAGCATTGCGCTCATTCCCTGTGCACCTTGAATATCAAATGCCATTTCCGTGAACCTCACAGGCACATGGTCTGGGGAACGTCGTGGGCAAAGCTGGCCAAGAGCGCCCCAAAACTAATGGTGAACTTCTTCTTTGAAAGAGTCATGAAGCATGATCACCTAGCCAGGATCCTGCTGGCGGAGATCCCAGTCAGGAGCATCAGTCTACGGAGCTGCTATTTCAGTGACCCAGACTGGACAGTGAGACCTACCCTCACCAACCTCCTCCCAGCCTACAGCCACGTTCTGCAGGTAAGGGCGACGACGGCAGCGTCTCAGGCAGTGTCACGAAGCTAAGCAGTTACCACAGAGGCCTCTGCGCAGCAGCAGTCAGCGACAGGAATTCCTGACCGCTCCAGGTTTATGTTCAGAGGGTAATTTTCATAAGTGACCCATTCCGGTGTTACAGCTACAGTCTAGTTCGGGTAATTATCCTTGTCCAGTTACAATCCCCATTATGCTAGTCAGGCTCGTGTCAGGTTTCCCTCATAAAAAGCTAAAACACCTAAAATACTGGTGGTTGTAATGTCAGCTGTGAGCAAAAAGAACCTTTCAGGcaggaaaatgtcatttttaaagaaaactttagGTTTATTCTGGGTAGACAACTTCACGTTTAGTAGCCGATAACTTCCTTATCCTTTCAGAGTTTTCCAAACCTCACCCTTTTGCAGGGAAATCTGCATGTGAGGAAAAGAGTCTGTACACCTTGTTTGCTtacagtgctgctgcctgcacggctgctgctgcatttgctCCATTTTGGCGATGCACAAATGTCTTACATCACCTGTAAATTAACTGGTGCCC
This portion of the Phalacrocorax aristotelis chromosome 18, bGulAri2.1, whole genome shotgun sequence genome encodes:
- the FBXO39 gene encoding F-box only protein 39 isoform X2; its protein translation is MEQLILLITLNRDCTLIYGRVLPQVKLRFRHKNLFDPDTLSTAAKKGLAQHTKEKWKTVFSMEDDSEPEQNSFANLPDVCLRHVFHCLDDRDRSRAALVCKKWNWAMHSGSLWKRRTITFYSRPSRAHTLEIQSALWYVRKFSKYLEHLEIKLPNPYNAAFAQKFQMTMRGLLSHLGKCNSRLVSLSIKYLQFDHSIWKNVTKTWFIKKLATFLKRMSKHLDSVNLKGARVTLEDGCALLDSLSCLTGKSFISEINIEDFFSLHLPVYSSTLFHQTMSKFHSLVILTFNYSCICDELLDILREHCAHSLCTLNIKCHFREPHRHMVWGTSWAKLAKSAPKLMVNFFFERVMKHDHLARILLAEIPVRSISLRSCYFSDPDWTVRPTLTNLLPAYSHVLQKLTLEFNNDHELLDNELLQLVLSCKRLLFLKVWAFLSVTFMERLLQHRAEGRCILTTIEVRIYTAQRETSEEDQLLCTIYRKFQHLIDSELYYSVITWSMV
- the FBXO39 gene encoding F-box only protein 39 isoform X1: MEQLILLITLNRDCTLIYGRVLPQVKLRFRHKNLFDPDTLSTAAKKGLAQHTKEKWKTVFSMEDDSEPEQNSFANLPDVCLRHVFHCLDDRDRSRAALVCKKWNWAMHSGSLWKRRTITFYSRPSRAHTLEIQSALWYVRKFSKYLEHLEIKLPNPYNAAFAQKFQMTMRGLLSHLGKCNSRLVSLSIKYLQFDHSIWKNVTKTWFIKKLATFLKRMSKHLDSVNLKGARVTLEDGCALLDSLSCLTGKSFISEINIEDFFSLHLPVYSSTLFHQTMSKFHSLVILTFNYSCICDELLDILREHCAHSLCTLNIKCHFREPHRHMVWGTSWAKLAKSAPKLMVNFFFERVMKHDHLARILLAEIPVRSISLRSCYFSDPDWTVRPTLTNLLPAYSHVLQKLTLEFNNDHELLDNELLQLVLSCKRLLFLKVWAFLSVTFMERLLQHRAEGRCILTTIERYKEPENHVQKWGFPTCLAMDRMLYKFNNKPKQCHESFLDWIPSATSSSSRGSSVTSQAQCLHLCLN